TGCTGGCCAGAGCGTTAAGTTCCGACGCGTCACGACCCGGAGCTGCGACTCGACTCGTGGACGAGGAGCAGCTGCCCGAGTGGGCGAAGACAGCGATCCGGACGGTCGTCGATGCCGGAATTATCAACGGCTACGACGACGGGACGTTCCGCCCGAGCCAAGCGGTGACAAGGGCGGAAACGGCCGCCATGATCTATCGATTGCTCGAAGTCTTGCATATTTAGAGGGCTAAATACAAATAATATGTTTCGGGGCGCTGGTCATAGCCCCGTCAAGTAGACAGTAAGAAAAGAGTATGTTAAGCGGCGATCGTTTCCCTGTATTCGACTGGGGAGCGGTCGCCGAGTTTTTTCTGAAAACGTTCGGTGTTGTAGTACAAGATGTACTCAGCAATTTT
This genomic stretch from Paenibacillus sp. harbors:
- a CDS encoding IS3 family transposase, giving the protein MAEYILYYNTERFQKKLGDRSPVEYRETIAA